One region of Skermanella mucosa genomic DNA includes:
- a CDS encoding xanthine dehydrogenase family protein molybdopterin-binding subunit: MTSNIQDFRRPEGGRYVGSAQRRIDGRLKVTGGAKYAGEFPAPGLTYGYVISSEIAHGRIIRIDTSAAEAVPGVIKVLTHLNRPKVADEDKKYQDQTAPPGSPMRALGDDKIAYSGQPIALVVAETFELARYAATLVEIGYESWPHKSDLKAERAAAYEPKEKRNGIAPAPPPRGDVDAAFAKAPVQFENEYRVAVEHHNPMEPHASTVVWGDGGKLTIYDKTQGVQNSQNYVTGVFGLKKEDVRVISPFVGGAFGSGLRPQYQLYLAVMAALDLKRSVRVVLTRDQMFTFVHRPDTLQTLAMAAGKDGKLQGIRHDAVAETSTFEDYQEVVVNWSGLLYDCPNTKLTYELAKMNTYTPGDMRAPGATLGVYALESAMDELAYATGVDPVDLRLKNYAEKDENEGKPFSSKELRACYAKAAERFGWSKRNPKPRSMREGRELIGWGMASGVWEAMMMQTSARAILKADGTLEVATATADIGTGTYTILAQLGADALGMPIEAVTVKIGDSSLPKSPVEGGSWAAASAGTAVQAACYTVREKLFNAARTVEGSPLANFSIDRVVFENGRITVDGDPSRFVTLADALAASGQAEISAEETTQPDPETKKKYSGYTHSAIFAEVRIDEELGVIRLTRVVNAVAAGKILNTKTARSQILGGVVFGIGMALHEESLMDKELGRFMNHNIAEYHIPAHADVRDIDVIFVDEHDDKASPIGVKGLGEIGIVGTAAAIANAVYHATGRRIRHLPITIDKVMGAGEA; encoded by the coding sequence ATGACCAGCAATATCCAGGACTTCCGCCGCCCCGAGGGCGGGCGTTATGTCGGCTCGGCCCAGCGCCGGATCGACGGCCGGCTGAAGGTGACCGGCGGAGCCAAGTATGCCGGCGAGTTCCCGGCGCCCGGCCTGACCTACGGCTACGTGATCTCGTCCGAGATCGCCCACGGCCGGATCATCCGCATCGACACTTCGGCCGCCGAGGCGGTCCCCGGCGTCATCAAGGTGCTCACCCACCTGAACCGGCCCAAGGTCGCCGACGAGGACAAGAAGTACCAGGACCAGACCGCCCCGCCGGGCTCGCCCATGCGGGCGCTGGGCGACGACAAGATCGCCTACAGCGGCCAGCCGATCGCGCTGGTCGTGGCGGAGACGTTCGAACTGGCCCGTTACGCTGCCACCCTGGTGGAGATCGGGTACGAGAGCTGGCCGCACAAGTCGGACCTGAAGGCCGAGCGCGCCGCCGCCTACGAGCCCAAGGAGAAGCGGAACGGCATCGCCCCGGCACCGCCGCCGCGCGGCGACGTGGATGCCGCCTTCGCCAAGGCGCCGGTCCAGTTCGAGAACGAGTACCGGGTCGCGGTGGAGCACCACAACCCCATGGAGCCCCACGCCTCCACCGTGGTCTGGGGCGACGGCGGCAAGCTGACGATCTACGACAAGACCCAGGGCGTCCAGAATTCCCAGAACTACGTCACCGGCGTGTTCGGGCTGAAGAAGGAGGACGTCCGGGTCATCTCGCCCTTCGTCGGCGGAGCCTTCGGCTCGGGCCTGCGTCCGCAGTACCAGCTCTACCTGGCGGTGATGGCGGCGCTGGACCTGAAGCGATCGGTCCGGGTGGTGCTGACCCGCGACCAGATGTTCACCTTCGTCCACCGGCCGGACACGCTCCAGACGCTGGCGATGGCGGCCGGTAAGGACGGCAAGCTCCAGGGCATCCGGCACGACGCGGTGGCCGAGACCTCGACCTTCGAGGACTACCAGGAGGTGGTCGTCAACTGGTCGGGCCTGCTGTACGACTGCCCCAATACCAAGCTCACATACGAGCTTGCGAAGATGAACACCTACACGCCCGGCGACATGCGGGCGCCTGGCGCCACGCTGGGCGTCTATGCGCTGGAATCGGCGATGGACGAGCTGGCCTACGCGACCGGCGTCGATCCCGTCGATCTCCGGCTCAAGAACTATGCCGAGAAGGACGAGAACGAGGGCAAGCCGTTCAGCAGCAAGGAGCTGCGGGCCTGCTACGCCAAGGCCGCCGAGCGTTTCGGCTGGTCGAAGCGGAACCCGAAGCCGCGGTCGATGCGGGAAGGCCGGGAACTGATCGGCTGGGGCATGGCGAGCGGCGTCTGGGAAGCCATGATGATGCAGACCAGCGCGCGGGCCATCCTGAAGGCCGATGGCACGCTGGAGGTCGCCACCGCCACCGCCGATATCGGCACCGGCACCTACACCATCCTGGCCCAGCTCGGCGCCGACGCGCTGGGGATGCCGATCGAAGCCGTGACGGTCAAGATCGGCGACAGCTCGCTTCCGAAGTCGCCGGTCGAGGGCGGGTCCTGGGCCGCGGCGTCGGCCGGCACCGCCGTCCAGGCCGCTTGCTATACCGTGCGCGAGAAGCTGTTCAACGCGGCCCGCACGGTCGAGGGCTCGCCGCTCGCCAATTTCAGCATCGACCGCGTCGTGTTCGAGAACGGGCGGATCACAGTGGACGGCGACCCGTCGCGCTTCGTCACCCTGGCCGACGCCCTGGCGGCCAGCGGGCAGGCCGAGATCTCGGCCGAGGAGACGACCCAGCCCGATCCGGAGACCAAGAAGAAGTACTCGGGCTACACCCACTCCGCCATCTTCGCCGAGGTGCGGATCGACGAGGAGCTTGGCGTGATCCGCCTGACGCGCGTGGTCAACGCGGTGGCCGCCGGCAAGATCCTGAACACCAAGACCGCCCGCAGCCAGATCCTGGGCGGCGTCGTGTTCGGCATCGGCATGGCGCTCCATGAGGAGAGCCTGATGGACAAGGAGCTCGGCCGCTTCATGAACCACAACATCGCCGAGTACCACATCCCCGCCCATGCCGACGTCCGGGACATCGACGTGATCTTCGTGGACGAGCACGACGACAAGGCGAGCCCGATCGGCGTGAAGGGCCTGGGCGAGATCGGCATCGTCGGCACGGCGGCGGCGATCGCCAACGCGGTGTACCACGCCACCGGCCGCCGCATCCGGCACCTGCCGATCACGATCGACAAGGTGATGGGCGCGGGAGAAGCTTAA
- a CDS encoding TIGR03364 family FAD-dependent oxidoreductase, with the protein MTHYDLAVIGGGIVGLAHALATAKRRLKVCVIDRDRRSNGASIRNFGFVTVTGQRAGTTWNRARRSRDVWAEVAPLAGIPVLHRGTAVVAHRPEAMAVLEQFAAGTMGEGCRLLDPAEVARTLPMVRPGIRGALWSPHELRVEPREALPKLAAYLASAHGVDFLWGVQARGVEAGAADAAVVDTTAGRITASRVAVCPGGDLLSLFPETLARRGLTQSKLHMLRLAPQPGGWRLPGSVMQDLSLVRYEGYTDLPGVPALKARLEAEAGDALANGIHLIVVQSADGSLVVGDSHHYDPTPDPFAPAGVDAIILRHAAETLDIPDMTVTERWLGCYPSSPTETAFIDAPDPAVRLSVVSSGTGMSTAFAIGEEAVADLFGEGAAS; encoded by the coding sequence GTGACGCATTACGATCTGGCGGTCATCGGCGGCGGTATCGTCGGCTTGGCCCATGCGCTGGCCACCGCGAAACGCCGCCTGAAGGTCTGCGTGATCGACCGGGACCGGCGGTCCAACGGCGCCTCGATCCGCAACTTCGGCTTCGTGACGGTCACCGGGCAGCGCGCCGGCACCACCTGGAACCGGGCGCGCCGCAGCCGCGATGTCTGGGCGGAGGTGGCTCCCCTGGCGGGCATTCCCGTCCTGCACCGGGGGACCGCGGTCGTTGCCCACCGGCCCGAGGCCATGGCGGTCCTCGAACAATTCGCCGCCGGAACCATGGGCGAGGGGTGCCGCCTGCTCGATCCCGCGGAGGTGGCGCGAACCCTGCCGATGGTCCGTCCGGGCATCCGGGGCGCCCTGTGGAGCCCCCACGAGCTGCGGGTCGAGCCACGCGAAGCCCTGCCGAAGCTGGCCGCCTACCTGGCTTCCGCCCACGGCGTCGATTTCCTGTGGGGAGTCCAGGCGCGCGGCGTCGAGGCCGGTGCGGCCGACGCCGCCGTCGTGGACACCACCGCCGGACGCATCACGGCGTCGCGCGTCGCGGTCTGCCCCGGTGGGGACCTGCTGTCCCTCTTCCCCGAGACGCTGGCAAGGCGCGGCCTCACCCAGAGCAAGCTCCACATGCTGCGCCTCGCCCCGCAGCCGGGCGGGTGGCGCTTGCCGGGATCGGTCATGCAGGATCTCAGCCTAGTGCGCTACGAAGGCTACACCGACCTGCCCGGCGTGCCGGCGCTCAAGGCGCGCCTGGAAGCCGAGGCGGGGGACGCGCTCGCCAACGGCATCCACCTGATCGTCGTGCAGAGTGCCGACGGCTCGCTGGTGGTCGGCGACAGCCACCACTACGACCCGACGCCCGATCCCTTCGCCCCCGCAGGGGTGGACGCGATCATCCTGCGGCACGCGGCGGAGACGCTGGATATTCCCGACATGACCGTGACCGAGCGCTGGCTCGGCTGCTACCCGTCGTCCCCGACGGAAACCGCCTTCATCGACGCTCCCGACCCGGCGGTGCGCCTGTCCGTCGTCTCCAGCGGAACCGGCATGAGCACCGCCTTCGCCATCGGCGAGGAGGCGGTGGCCGACCTGTTCGGGGAGGGGGCGGCTTCCTGA
- a CDS encoding FAD binding domain-containing protein: MNPFSYARPSDVAEAVREVGSDPHARFIAGGTNLVDLMKYNVERPTRLVDITRLPLDRIEKSPGGGLKIGALVPNSDLAYDPQVSKRYPLLTDSILAGASPQLRNMASTGGNLLQRTRCLYFYDTGTPCNKREPGSGCSAMNGVNRINAILGTSDKCIATHPSDMCVGLAALAAKVHVAGPDGERVIPMEDFHRLPGDEPQRDTNLGPRDLIVAVELPDEDFSSNYSYLKLRDRLSYAFALVSVAAALRLDGGRIAEARIALGGVAHKPWRDTAAEDLLRGKVPEEAVFRQAADHILRDAKGFGHNDFKIDLGRRAIVRALAQAAAGTPQTQIDKRIQ, encoded by the coding sequence CGCCCGCTTCATCGCCGGCGGCACCAACCTGGTCGACCTGATGAAGTACAATGTCGAGCGGCCGACCCGGCTGGTCGACATCACCCGGCTGCCGCTGGACCGGATCGAGAAATCCCCCGGCGGCGGACTGAAGATCGGCGCCCTGGTGCCCAATTCCGACCTCGCCTATGACCCGCAGGTCTCCAAGCGCTATCCGCTGCTCACGGATTCGATCCTGGCCGGCGCGTCGCCGCAGCTCCGCAACATGGCGTCGACCGGTGGCAACCTGCTCCAGCGCACCCGCTGCCTGTATTTCTACGATACCGGCACGCCTTGCAATAAACGCGAGCCGGGCAGCGGCTGCTCCGCGATGAACGGCGTCAACCGGATCAACGCGATCCTGGGCACCAGCGACAAGTGCATCGCGACCCACCCCTCCGACATGTGCGTCGGATTGGCGGCGCTGGCGGCCAAGGTCCATGTGGCCGGGCCGGACGGCGAGCGGGTGATCCCCATGGAGGATTTCCACCGGCTGCCGGGCGACGAGCCGCAGCGCGACACCAACCTCGGTCCGCGCGATCTGATCGTCGCGGTGGAGTTGCCGGACGAGGATTTCTCCAGCAACTACTCGTACCTGAAGCTGCGCGACCGGCTGTCCTACGCCTTCGCGCTGGTGTCGGTCGCGGCGGCGCTCCGCCTGGACGGCGGCCGGATCGCGGAAGCCAGGATCGCCCTGGGCGGCGTCGCCCACAAGCCTTGGCGCGACACCGCGGCGGAGGACCTGCTGCGCGGCAAGGTGCCGGAGGAGGCCGTCTTCAGGCAGGCGGCGGACCATATCCTGCGCGACGCCAAGGGCTTCGGCCACAACGACTTCAAGATCGACCTGGGACGCCGCGCCATCGTGCGGGCGCTGGCCCAGGCCGCGGCGGGAACGCCGCAGACCCAGATCGACAAGCGGATCCAGTGA